The proteins below are encoded in one region of Metabacillus dongyingensis:
- a CDS encoding conjugal transfer protein, with protein sequence MKEDNFAAGVGAQSFAENFAVEYFNWENSDDEIKKRADRLQSFLAKGLDEQAGLTFEGMEWSSELSDSQVWKIEEKSENTALITLRVHHTLKKSIPPDAKAVEQAKKDKKPLPKAKEEKSEPFEKYIVIPVKTDGKSYVVHKVPYFVPPAKKPEITSDASISEEGKIQDSQLQDEITSGLTTFFKVYTTTIGKKISISRKQVKRLSISKVVNKEQILFLIDLALSTGDEDWFIELSAKLNSMRKKDASWINRVR encoded by the coding sequence ATGAAAGAAGATAATTTTGCTGCAGGCGTTGGTGCACAGTCTTTTGCAGAGAACTTTGCTGTTGAGTATTTCAATTGGGAGAATTCCGATGATGAAATAAAAAAACGAGCCGACCGCCTTCAGTCATTCCTTGCCAAAGGACTTGATGAACAGGCAGGTCTTACTTTTGAAGGAATGGAATGGAGCAGTGAGTTATCGGATTCACAAGTATGGAAAATAGAAGAAAAGTCAGAAAATACAGCGTTAATTACCCTTCGAGTACACCACACCTTAAAGAAATCCATACCGCCAGATGCCAAAGCCGTTGAGCAAGCAAAGAAAGATAAAAAACCTCTCCCTAAGGCTAAAGAAGAAAAATCAGAACCATTTGAAAAGTATATTGTTATTCCAGTCAAAACTGATGGCAAATCATATGTTGTTCATAAGGTCCCTTATTTTGTCCCTCCAGCCAAAAAACCAGAAATCACATCAGACGCATCGATTAGTGAAGAAGGAAAAATCCAAGATTCGCAGCTTCAAGATGAAATTACTTCAGGACTCACTACATTTTTCAAAGTATATACCACAACAATTGGTAAAAAAATATCCATTTCACGTAAACAGGTTAAGAGATTGTCGATTTCTAAAGTGGTAAACAAGGAACAAATTCTTTTTCTAATAGATTTGGCATTATCAACTGGTGATGAGGACTGGTTTATCGAACTTTCTGCAAAGTTAAACTCAATGAGGAAAAAAGATGCAAGTTGGATTAATCGGGTTAGGTAA
- a CDS encoding replication-relaxation family protein, translating to MAKRITDLEEELFVSLHDLVFVDVQYLEKYIYVHEDRKPYSKYWISKQMRAMEAEGYIKSFPVAKAAVQGRDRLVYTLDTKGVQEVKEILGEADWDTRWTQRTPTYVFHSLRMSHIQAAYASQKDNQFTFKEFFSERRAFRNYGEIIKDKEGKKKQSSTTVIRPDGAFTLEREINGQKVKFLFFVELERSRQRVDVTLNKIRRYNEYVQKRSFENDEIFGEGVRVVRVLFVSNNDTERNKIMENSFKADSREIEKIGGSLLFGTYEDVIADPFGQIWKAKNSSDSNKLYSLYKKVE from the coding sequence ATGGCCAAAAGAATAACCGATTTAGAAGAAGAATTGTTTGTATCTTTGCATGATTTAGTATTTGTAGATGTTCAGTATTTAGAAAAATATATATATGTTCATGAGGATAGAAAGCCTTACAGCAAGTACTGGATTTCAAAGCAAATGAGAGCGATGGAAGCAGAAGGCTATATCAAGTCATTCCCGGTTGCCAAAGCAGCCGTGCAAGGGCGAGACCGACTCGTTTATACGCTTGATACAAAAGGTGTTCAAGAAGTAAAAGAAATTCTAGGTGAAGCTGATTGGGATACAAGATGGACACAGAGAACCCCAACTTATGTTTTTCATTCATTGAGGATGTCACATATACAGGCTGCCTATGCCTCGCAAAAAGATAATCAGTTTACATTTAAAGAGTTTTTCTCAGAACGCAGAGCCTTTCGCAATTATGGCGAAATCATCAAAGATAAGGAAGGAAAGAAAAAGCAATCTTCGACAACCGTGATACGTCCAGACGGTGCTTTTACATTGGAGAGAGAAATAAACGGCCAGAAAGTGAAGTTTTTGTTTTTTGTAGAACTCGAGAGAAGCAGGCAGCGAGTGGATGTCACGTTAAACAAGATCAGACGCTATAACGAGTATGTTCAAAAAAGATCATTTGAAAATGATGAGATTTTTGGCGAAGGTGTACGTGTCGTCCGTGTATTATTCGTCTCGAATAACGATACTGAGCGCAATAAAATCATGGAAAACTCATTTAAAGCTGATTCTCGTGAAATCGAAAAAATAGGCGGCAGTTTATTGTTTGGAACTTATGAGGACGTTATTGCAGATCCGTTCGGTCAGATCTGGAAAGCGAAAAATTCATCAGATTCCAATAAATTATACAGTTTATATAAAAAAGTTGAATAA
- a CDS encoding ATP-binding protein: protein MEADYYSVDFSRPHAGTKLFTESHWTIPIKTYHNEVVDTQAEIVEFLDGLEEGQEINMQFLVQPAYHTEKSFRGIVRQFHKQGEYDETLQKDNELYLSAIEGKATRVLSRVGVKVVAFGRDNRDSKELIKSAKGSIGTFSSGRLNQLKGREWWWFRTIRPLFRWEYKNRIYSVGPMKKRVILGSEEMAAIMRLPSERVQKNKLNRLKMRSTPLPKELKNVEFDPSLSVRLGEHRYHGKQTDVLFDLATLRYHAAFIGMSGMKKSTAMYNLVEDLINLEGAGTTIGGTIIDPHGDLCQDIAARIPPEKQYLVRYIKFSEGELPFNVYDVDFQAAEDKIAQTVADVLKRTWKDFWGPNIDDNFLNGGIVLQRLGEASLPNLQRLLSDPDYRENVLERLNRDDPIENDLYLYFANLQGLQDRELQAKTNSTLNKLRKITLSGVLGKMLRAKTNGLRFHESMDQGMINLLDLSELTSDEKKLIGSMCLTYAELAGKSRADTPVSERHKLPYHFVMVDEAPTLMEHSIDAIESFASELRKYKTSIILGMQGIKDQLPREVASAIFRNFGTFVSFRLGEPDDAQYVNRSMSSEVLQETDYLQVEPYNAYMRMQVGNERTRPFLIRMKAPGPALYADSISELKKRTIADAMEIERQTTLGSLFKEKQIEDEEKATYEPYLAEEGIQDTSHPNCLIDEVAATIEAFGDTLELKSSYQQNHHPKENDRSEKSADHIVELKEKTKQHETCPLDSERSSSEKEDAQKEKKTDETKKVISNDDLWV, encoded by the coding sequence GTGGAGGCCGATTATTACTCCGTTGATTTTAGCCGTCCTCACGCGGGTACTAAGCTATTCACCGAGAGTCATTGGACGATCCCCATAAAAACGTATCATAATGAAGTAGTGGATACTCAGGCTGAAATTGTAGAGTTTCTAGATGGTTTAGAAGAAGGCCAGGAGATTAACATGCAATTTCTTGTGCAGCCTGCTTATCATACTGAAAAGAGCTTTCGGGGAATTGTCCGCCAGTTTCATAAACAGGGTGAGTATGATGAGACACTCCAGAAGGATAATGAACTGTATTTATCCGCAATAGAGGGGAAGGCAACGAGGGTTCTTTCGAGGGTTGGCGTTAAAGTTGTTGCTTTTGGTAGAGACAACCGTGATTCCAAAGAGTTGATTAAGAGTGCTAAAGGGTCTATCGGTACTTTTTCAAGCGGACGGTTAAATCAATTAAAGGGACGTGAATGGTGGTGGTTCCGTACAATTCGGCCATTGTTTCGCTGGGAGTATAAGAATCGCATTTATTCCGTAGGGCCTATGAAGAAGCGAGTGATTTTAGGTTCTGAAGAGATGGCTGCTATAATGCGGCTTCCAAGCGAAAGAGTTCAGAAAAATAAACTCAACCGGCTAAAAATGCGCTCCACGCCTCTTCCGAAAGAATTAAAGAATGTGGAATTTGATCCTTCTTTATCCGTTCGTCTAGGAGAACACCGTTATCACGGAAAGCAGACGGATGTCTTGTTTGATCTTGCAACCTTGCGTTATCATGCTGCTTTTATAGGAATGTCAGGTATGAAGAAATCAACTGCCATGTATAACCTTGTCGAGGATTTAATCAATCTTGAAGGTGCCGGCACTACAATAGGCGGTACCATTATCGATCCGCATGGTGACTTGTGTCAGGATATCGCTGCAAGGATTCCGCCGGAAAAACAGTATCTTGTCAGATACATTAAATTTTCAGAAGGCGAGTTACCGTTTAACGTTTATGATGTTGATTTTCAGGCGGCAGAAGATAAAATTGCCCAGACGGTTGCGGATGTATTAAAAAGGACCTGGAAGGATTTTTGGGGTCCGAATATTGATGATAATTTCCTGAATGGCGGAATTGTTCTGCAGAGGTTAGGTGAAGCGAGTCTTCCGAATTTGCAAAGGCTGCTCAGTGATCCTGACTACCGTGAAAATGTCCTGGAACGTCTAAATCGTGACGATCCTATCGAGAATGATCTTTATCTGTACTTTGCAAACCTGCAAGGGCTTCAAGATCGTGAACTGCAGGCAAAAACGAATTCAACACTCAATAAGCTGCGGAAAATCACCTTATCTGGCGTGCTGGGGAAAATGCTTCGCGCTAAAACGAATGGACTGCGCTTTCATGAAAGCATGGACCAGGGAATGATCAATCTGCTTGATTTATCTGAGCTTACAAGTGATGAGAAGAAGCTTATCGGTTCGATGTGTTTGACGTATGCAGAACTTGCCGGGAAAAGCAGGGCGGACACTCCCGTATCAGAACGTCACAAACTACCTTATCATTTTGTGATGGTGGACGAGGCTCCAACCTTGATGGAACACAGCATAGATGCGATTGAGTCTTTTGCATCGGAGCTTAGGAAATACAAAACATCCATCATTTTAGGCATGCAGGGAATAAAAGATCAATTGCCGAGAGAAGTTGCGTCTGCTATATTCAGAAACTTCGGAACTTTTGTTTCTTTCCGGTTAGGAGAACCTGATGACGCCCAATATGTGAATCGCTCCATGTCGTCTGAAGTACTTCAAGAAACGGATTACCTTCAAGTTGAGCCTTATAACGCGTATATGAGAATGCAGGTTGGAAACGAGAGAACCCGGCCTTTTCTAATTCGTATGAAAGCACCTGGGCCTGCTTTGTATGCAGATTCAATTTCAGAGCTAAAGAAAAGAACAATTGCAGATGCAATGGAAATTGAAAGGCAGACTACTTTAGGGTCCTTGTTTAAGGAGAAACAAATTGAAGACGAAGAAAAAGCAACTTATGAACCGTACCTTGCTGAAGAAGGTATACAAGATACCAGTCATCCTAATTGCCTGATAGACGAAGTCGCTGCAACAATTGAAGCATTTGGAGATACCCTGGAGTTAAAGTCATCTTATCAACAAAATCATCACCCTAAAGAAAATGATAGATCGGAGAAATCAGCTGATCACATCGTTGAACTAAAAGAGAAAACCAAGCAGCATGAAACTTGCCCTTTAGATAGTGAACGATCTTCAAGTGAAAAGGAAGACGCGCAGAAAGAGAAAAAAACGGATGAGACAAAAAAAGTCATCAGCAACGATGACTTATGGGTGTAG